Proteins from one Microtus pennsylvanicus isolate mMicPen1 chromosome 7, mMicPen1.hap1, whole genome shotgun sequence genomic window:
- the LOC142853776 gene encoding uncharacterized protein LOC142853776 isoform X2, translated as MLLPSPTLGMLLLSPTLGTLLPSPTLGTLLPSPTLGTLLLSPTLGSLLLLLTPGKLLLLPTLGTLLQLPTLGTLLLILTLGTLLLLPTLGKLFLLPTPGTLLLLLTPGTLLLLPTLGVLLLTLGTLLLSLTLGTLLLLPTLGVLLLSQPWAFCFSTQNVSFSRACQLQTLARRLPTFSASRSLHLLRKLTLQGTQRALVS; from the exons ATGCTGCTTCCGAGCCCGACCCTGGGCATGCTGCTTCTGAGCCCCACCCTGGGCACGCTGCTTCCGAGCCCGACCCTGGGCACGCTGCTTCCGAGCCCGACCCTGGGCACGCTGCTTCTGAGCCCGACCCTGGGCTCGCTGCTTCTGCTCCTGACCCCGGGCAAGCTGCTTCTGCTCCCGACCCTGGGCACGCTGCTTCAGCTCCCGACCCTGGGCACGCTGCTTCTGATCCTGACCCTGGGCACGCTGCTTCTGCTCCCGACCCTGGGCAAGCTCTTTCTGCTCCCGACCCCGGGCACGCTGCTTCTGCTCCTGACCCCGGGCACGCTGCTTCTGCTGCCGACCCTGGGCGTGCTGCTTCTGACCCTGGGCACACTGCTTCTGAGCCTGACCCTGGGCACGCTGCTTCTGCTGCCGACCCTGGGCGTGCTGCTTCTGAGCCAACCCTGGGCATTCTGCTTCAGTACTCAGAATGTATCCTTCTCACGGGCATGCCAACTCCAGACACTCGCACGCCGCCTGCCGACGTTTTCTGCTTCCAGATCCCTTCATCTCCTGCGAAAGCTTACCCTCCAAGGGACTCAGCGGGCCTTGGTCAG CTGA
- the LOC142853776 gene encoding uncharacterized protein LOC142853776 isoform X1 produces the protein MLLPSPTLGMLLLSPTLGTLLPSPTLGTLLPSPTLGTLLLSPTLGSLLLLLTPGKLLLLPTLGTLLQLPTLGTLLLILTLGTLLLLPTLGKLFLLPTPGTLLLLLTPGTLLLLPTLGVLLLTLGTLLLSLTLGTLLLLPTLGVLLLSQPWAFCFSTQNVSFSRACQLQTLARRLPTFSASRSLHLLRKLTLQGTQRALVRSQLGKNSVMDSTPETIWTLFLWIRTKPTSYKAQHWVPCRRELCLIYKTPPA, from the exons ATGCTGCTTCCGAGCCCGACCCTGGGCATGCTGCTTCTGAGCCCCACCCTGGGCACGCTGCTTCCGAGCCCGACCCTGGGCACGCTGCTTCCGAGCCCGACCCTGGGCACGCTGCTTCTGAGCCCGACCCTGGGCTCGCTGCTTCTGCTCCTGACCCCGGGCAAGCTGCTTCTGCTCCCGACCCTGGGCACGCTGCTTCAGCTCCCGACCCTGGGCACGCTGCTTCTGATCCTGACCCTGGGCACGCTGCTTCTGCTCCCGACCCTGGGCAAGCTCTTTCTGCTCCCGACCCCGGGCACGCTGCTTCTGCTCCTGACCCCGGGCACGCTGCTTCTGCTGCCGACCCTGGGCGTGCTGCTTCTGACCCTGGGCACACTGCTTCTGAGCCTGACCCTGGGCACGCTGCTTCTGCTGCCGACCCTGGGCGTGCTGCTTCTGAGCCAACCCTGGGCATTCTGCTTCAGTACTCAGAATGTATCCTTCTCACGGGCATGCCAACTCCAGACACTCGCACGCCGCCTGCCGACGTTTTCTGCTTCCAGATCCCTTCATCTCCTGCGAAAGCTTACCCTCCAAGGGACTCAGCGGGCCTTGGTCAG GAGCCAGCTTGGGAAGAACTCAGTCATGGACTCCACTCCTGAGACCATCTGGACCCTCTTCCTCTGGATCCGGACAAAGCCCACGAGTTACAAAGCGCAACACTGGGTACCCTGCAGGAGAGAGCTTTGTCTCATTTACAAG ACTCCACCTGCGTGA